In the genome of Natronocella acetinitrilica, one region contains:
- a CDS encoding rhomboid family intramembrane serine protease yields MRGGVRVVDLIDWNFSLLFITAITVIYWAGLTPYGFLLNTQSESPIALALGVLLYPLGHAEFSHWFVNAAALCAFAPRAEVRFGTRLVLRYALATSVICGLLVLVLRDGMLMGASGVAYFFFGLMLAYYFCLGSRIWAFFVPFIVSFFVMAEIWAIGLEGNYATEVHLVSLAAGLVLGYLWQDEALDRQFSR; encoded by the coding sequence GTGCGAGGAGGGGTGCGTGTTGTCGACCTGATTGACTGGAACTTCAGCCTGCTCTTTATCACCGCGATCACGGTGATCTACTGGGCGGGGCTAACGCCCTATGGCTTTTTGCTGAACACCCAGTCCGAGTCGCCGATTGCGCTTGCGCTCGGCGTGCTGCTCTACCCGCTGGGGCACGCGGAGTTCAGCCACTGGTTTGTCAACGCGGCGGCGCTCTGCGCCTTTGCGCCGCGGGCGGAGGTGCGCTTTGGCACCCGCCTTGTGCTGCGCTATGCGCTCGCCACAAGCGTTATCTGCGGCCTGCTGGTGCTGGTGCTGCGCGACGGGATGCTGATGGGGGCGAGCGGTGTCGCCTACTTCTTCTTTGGCCTGATGCTCGCCTATTATTTCTGCCTCGGCAGCCGGATCTGGGCGTTCTTCGTGCCGTTCATCGTCTCCTTCTTCGTGATGGCGGAGATCTGGGCGATCGGCCTTGAGGGCAACTACGCGACCGAGGTGCATCTGGTCTCGCTCGCAGCCGGCCTGGTGCTCGGCTATCTCTGGCAGGACGAGGCGCTCGATCGGCAGTTCTCGCGCTAG
- a CDS encoding UvrD-helicase domain-containing protein, translated as MSIESRLRVVPAGAGSGKTYTIQQTLGAWLESGAVAPDRIIAVTFTEAAAAELRERIRSQLLGAGRLEDALRLEESCITTIHGFGLRVIKEYAFEAGISPLPRLLTNDEADVLIRRSLARTDRAREITDNLSAFGYTYNPGTGKGPEEIFRDHLRTVITRLRYIGARGRDAAVQGDAANWITARYGAAADGEALTGALRAAVSALLAEFPESLESLGNSPTAERELRRDYQGLRRAAEPGVLARDFRLWKGLQSLRKSKRGNPMPEGYDALAEAVEAAAARLGEHPGPLAHALTQCAGLIGASQEALDHYAHDKQQTGLIDYADMIVLANTLLAEREDIREAIRARYDCLIIDEFQDTSPIQFSLLWQLAQVGLPALIVGDIKQAIMGFQGGDARLFDALIKNAGAEVTPLTNNWRSQPRIMDFVNAVGASLFGEDYQALTPKASTSHLGALDVICFSGKLARGVSADVCHARNTAERLKELLDDPDARVVDRKSGVERRLRGSDIAVLCPRHRQLQVYAEVLRAFGIRVRLPQQHWFESRVVQIIDHALAYLAEPGDRHAALYLAVTELGSLTLEEGLAALATSGGVRSPVLERLDAVRERISRDATVEAVVSAAIGALALYRAVLLWPDAEQARANIVRFEGEAFEYRRQAREALSSAGFFGDGVQSFRGWLRTRIESDLASNRQPDARFIDEEAVELTTWHSAKGREWPVVAVCGLANKVEADAPSFDLGYADFSDLSGLLEQAVLEFSPRFEDKGAQARFTEPLQVAREAETARLLYVALTRARDKLVLEWPAYKAGHSGVSLWSLLAERGGIEIADSAVVIGETRCPAHVIDATMDDALPDEAPAPRLKDFGLRAIERFEAPAALTPDAVTPSSVHAAPRRGGVAAVRTARYPMPSEASALEGEGAALGTLLHAAHELIAPRLADPAQARAEAVRIAGEEAADALVRRVEAFERWLREALAPQAIAREIPVIGLTQAGSVVHGKSDLLAETAAGIWVLDHKSDVCEDLAAGHQAHAGQLRAYCEVLERAGHRVLGTGIHWMRYAAVTLSQRDVD; from the coding sequence ATGAGCATCGAGAGCAGACTACGCGTGGTGCCCGCCGGCGCCGGGTCGGGCAAGACCTACACCATCCAGCAGACGCTCGGCGCCTGGCTCGAGTCGGGCGCGGTGGCGCCGGACAGGATTATCGCGGTGACCTTCACCGAGGCGGCCGCCGCCGAGCTTCGCGAGCGCATCCGCTCCCAGCTCCTTGGTGCCGGGCGCCTGGAGGACGCGCTACGCCTGGAGGAGTCGTGCATCACCACCATCCACGGCTTTGGCCTTCGGGTGATCAAGGAGTACGCCTTCGAGGCGGGTATCTCGCCGCTGCCAAGGCTGCTCACCAACGACGAGGCGGACGTCCTGATCCGCCGCTCGCTCGCCCGCACCGACCGGGCGCGGGAGATCACCGACAATCTCTCCGCCTTTGGCTACACCTACAACCCGGGCACGGGCAAGGGGCCTGAGGAGATCTTCCGCGATCACCTGCGCACCGTCATCACGCGCCTTCGCTACATCGGCGCGCGGGGCCGCGATGCGGCCGTGCAGGGCGATGCCGCCAACTGGATCACCGCGCGCTACGGCGCGGCGGCCGATGGCGAGGCGCTGACCGGGGCGCTGCGCGCGGCGGTCAGCGCGCTGCTTGCCGAGTTCCCCGAGAGTCTTGAGTCGCTCGGCAACAGCCCCACCGCCGAGCGGGAGTTGCGCCGCGACTACCAGGGCCTGCGCCGCGCGGCCGAGCCCGGTGTGCTTGCGCGCGATTTCCGCCTCTGGAAGGGCCTCCAGTCGCTGCGAAAGAGCAAGCGCGGCAATCCCATGCCGGAGGGCTATGATGCGCTCGCAGAGGCGGTCGAGGCGGCCGCGGCGCGGCTTGGCGAGCACCCCGGGCCGCTTGCCCATGCGCTCACCCAGTGCGCGGGACTCATTGGCGCGAGCCAGGAGGCGCTCGATCACTACGCCCACGACAAGCAGCAGACGGGGCTGATCGACTACGCCGACATGATCGTGCTTGCCAACACCCTGCTCGCCGAGCGCGAGGACATCCGCGAGGCGATCCGCGCGCGCTACGATTGTCTGATCATCGATGAGTTCCAGGACACGAGCCCGATTCAGTTCTCGCTCCTCTGGCAGCTTGCCCAGGTGGGCCTGCCGGCGCTGATCGTCGGCGACATCAAGCAGGCGATCATGGGCTTCCAGGGCGGGGATGCGCGGCTTTTCGATGCGCTCATCAAGAACGCCGGCGCCGAGGTGACACCGCTCACCAACAACTGGCGCTCCCAGCCTCGGATCATGGACTTCGTCAACGCGGTTGGCGCCTCGCTCTTCGGCGAGGACTACCAGGCGCTCACCCCGAAGGCCTCGACCAGCCATCTCGGTGCGCTCGACGTCATCTGCTTCAGCGGCAAGCTCGCCCGCGGCGTGAGCGCCGATGTCTGCCATGCGCGCAACACCGCCGAGCGCCTAAAGGAGCTGCTCGACGACCCCGATGCCCGCGTGGTTGACCGCAAGAGCGGGGTGGAGCGGCGGCTGCGTGGCTCCGACATTGCCGTGCTCTGCCCGCGCCACCGCCAGCTCCAGGTCTACGCCGAGGTGCTGCGCGCGTTTGGCATTCGCGTGCGCCTGCCCCAGCAGCACTGGTTCGAGTCGCGGGTGGTGCAGATCATCGACCACGCGCTCGCCTACCTCGCCGAGCCCGGCGACCGCCACGCCGCACTCTACCTGGCGGTGACCGAGCTCGGCTCGCTCACCCTCGAGGAGGGGCTTGCGGCGCTCGCGACAAGCGGGGGCGTGAGGAGCCCGGTGCTTGAGCGGCTCGATGCGGTGCGCGAGCGCATCAGTCGCGATGCCACGGTGGAGGCGGTGGTCAGTGCGGCGATCGGCGCACTCGCGCTCTACCGCGCCGTGCTGCTCTGGCCCGACGCCGAGCAGGCGCGCGCGAACATCGTGCGCTTCGAGGGCGAGGCGTTCGAGTACCGCCGCCAGGCCCGCGAGGCGCTTTCAAGCGCCGGCTTCTTCGGCGATGGCGTGCAGAGCTTCCGCGGCTGGCTTCGCACCCGCATCGAGAGCGATCTTGCCTCGAACCGCCAGCCCGACGCGCGCTTCATCGACGAGGAGGCGGTGGAGCTCACCACCTGGCATAGCGCCAAGGGCCGCGAGTGGCCGGTGGTGGCCGTGTGCGGGCTTGCCAACAAGGTCGAGGCCGACGCGCCGAGCTTTGATCTTGGCTACGCTGATTTCTCCGATCTCTCCGGCCTGCTCGAGCAGGCGGTGCTCGAGTTCTCGCCGCGCTTTGAGGACAAGGGCGCGCAGGCGCGCTTCACCGAGCCGCTCCAGGTGGCGCGGGAGGCGGAGACCGCAAGGCTCCTCTACGTGGCGCTCACCCGCGCGCGGGACAAGCTTGTGCTCGAGTGGCCGGCCTACAAGGCCGGGCATAGCGGCGTGTCGCTCTGGTCGCTGCTCGCCGAGCGCGGCGGCATCGAGATCGCTGACAGCGCGGTGGTGATCGGCGAGACCCGCTGCCCGGCGCACGTGATCGACGCGACGATGGACGATGCGCTACCCGATGAGGCGCCGGCGCCGCGACTGAAGGACTTCGGCCTGCGCGCTATCGAGCGCTTCGAGGCGCCGGCGGCGCTCACCCCCGATGCGGTGACCCCGAGCAGCGTGCATGCAGCACCCCGTCGCGGCGGCGTGGCGGCGGTGCGTACCGCGCGCTACCCGATGCCGAGCGAGGCGTCGGCGCTCGAGGGCGAGGGGGCTGCGCTCGGAACGCTCCTCCACGCCGCCCACGAGCTGATCGCACCGCGCCTCGCCGATCCCGCCCAGGCCCGCGCCGAGGCCGTGCGGATCGCCGGCGAGGAGGCGGCCGACGCCCTGGTGCGCCGTGTCGAGGCGTTCGAGCGCTGGCTGCGCGAGGCGCTCGCCCCCCAGGCGATTGCCCGGGAGATTCCAGTGATCGGGCTCACCCAGGCCGGCAGCGTGGTGCATGGCAAGTCGGATCTGCTCGCCGAGACCGCGGCCGGCATCTGGGTGCTCGATCACAAGTCGGATGTCTGCGAGGATCTCGCCGCCGGCCACCAGGCCCATGCCGGGCAGCTGCGCGCCTACTGCGAGGTGCTCGAGCGCGCCGGCCACCGGGTGCTTGGCACCGGCATCCACTGGATGCGCTACGCGGCGGTGACGCTAAGCCAGCGGGATGTGGACTGA
- the ssb gene encoding single-stranded DNA-binding protein encodes MARGINKVILVGNLGADPEVRHGTNNNMIANVRLATTDSWRDKQSGEQQERTEWHRVVFFGKTAEVVSQYLVKGSKIYVEGRLQTRKWQGQDGQDRYTTEIVGNDMQMLDGRNENAAPRPQAAAPQNQGQQPQQPPAQYQQPAPQAPAQGYPQQAPAQGYPQQAPAQGYPQQAPAAAPAAAPAGYDNNLPPAADYTDDIPF; translated from the coding sequence ATGGCACGTGGAATCAACAAGGTCATTTTGGTAGGAAACCTGGGCGCCGATCCGGAAGTGCGTCATGGCACCAACAACAACATGATTGCCAATGTTCGCCTGGCGACCACCGACAGCTGGCGCGACAAGCAGTCCGGCGAGCAGCAGGAGCGCACCGAATGGCACCGCGTGGTGTTCTTCGGCAAGACCGCCGAGGTGGTCTCGCAGTACCTTGTGAAGGGCTCGAAGATCTACGTCGAGGGCCGGTTGCAGACCCGCAAGTGGCAGGGTCAGGACGGTCAGGACCGCTACACCACCGAGATCGTCGGCAACGACATGCAGATGCTCGACGGCCGTAACGAGAACGCCGCACCGCGTCCGCAGGCCGCTGCCCCGCAGAACCAGGGCCAGCAGCCGCAGCAGCCGCCGGCGCAGTACCAGCAGCCTGCCCCGCAGGCACCTGCCCAGGGCTACCCGCAGCAGGCTCCGGCCCAGGGCTACCCGCAGCAGGCTCCGGCCCAGGGTTATCCGCAGCAGGCACCCGCTGCCGCACCGGCCGCAGCCCCGGCTGGCTACGACAACAACCTGCCGCCAGCCGCCGATTACACTGACGATATACCATTCTGA
- a CDS encoding YgjV family protein, with protein MEPLAHGVGIIALIVSLVALSRSDNRGLLWWMAAASLLWAMHLGALGAFSGALMALIAIPRQILTEQARALGACRRTRLLIAATCTLMILGAAAYTVGSLVDALPVAALLLITWIHLFTRGIPFRASFVLGNLLYLGYALAIGSLTLALATLFTLAALAVGIQRMHRAQSRGERIDYGEPAPRPRP; from the coding sequence ATGGAACCACTTGCCCATGGCGTTGGCATCATCGCCCTCATTGTCAGTCTCGTGGCCCTCTCCCGGTCAGATAATCGCGGCCTGCTCTGGTGGATGGCGGCGGCATCACTGCTCTGGGCGATGCACCTCGGGGCGCTCGGGGCATTCAGTGGGGCGCTGATGGCGCTGATCGCGATCCCCCGGCAGATCCTGACCGAGCAGGCCCGCGCCCTTGGCGCCTGTCGCCGAACGCGGCTTCTGATCGCGGCGACCTGCACGCTCATGATACTCGGCGCGGCAGCCTACACGGTGGGCAGCCTGGTCGATGCCCTGCCGGTGGCAGCGCTGCTGCTCATCACCTGGATCCATCTCTTCACCCGTGGCATCCCCTTCCGGGCGAGCTTTGTCCTCGGCAACCTGCTCTATCTCGGCTACGCGCTTGCGATCGGCTCGCTCACCCTCGCCCTCGCCACACTCTTCACGCTGGCCGCGCTCGCCGTCGGCATCCAGCGCATGCACCGCGCGCAGTCTCGTGGGGAGCGCATCGACTACGGCGAACCAGCACCCCGCCCCCGCCCATGA
- a CDS encoding Hsp20 family protein has translation MTTTIPTPASRAGGVLLDGGRLVPMMLRSAIGFADDIEDAFGGLGKAGTYPPYDIIREESAYRIDIAVAGFREEDLEIEVSGARLRVSGRGQKGQELSRQHQGIARRDFILDFRLGRHVQVTGASLALGILSVALTREIPESERPRRISIAAPGPEGVAGKASEA, from the coding sequence ATGACAACCACAATCCCCACCCCGGCCTCCCGTGCTGGCGGCGTACTGCTTGACGGCGGCCGCCTGGTGCCGATGATGCTGCGCTCGGCGATCGGCTTTGCCGACGACATCGAGGACGCCTTCGGTGGCCTCGGCAAGGCCGGCACCTATCCGCCCTATGACATCATCCGCGAGGAGTCGGCCTACCGCATCGACATCGCGGTGGCGGGCTTCCGAGAAGAGGATCTCGAGATCGAGGTAAGCGGCGCCCGGCTGCGGGTGAGCGGCCGCGGACAGAAGGGCCAGGAGCTCTCCCGCCAGCACCAGGGCATCGCCCGGCGCGACTTCATCCTCGACTTCCGTCTCGGCCGCCACGTCCAGGTGACAGGTGCGAGCCTTGCGCTTGGCATCCTCAGCGTCGCCCTCACCCGGGAGATCCCGGAGAGCGAGCGGCCGCGGCGGATCAGCATCGCTGCGCCAGGCCCCGAAGGCGTGGCGGGCAAGGCCAGCGAGGCCTAG
- a CDS encoding tyrosine-type recombinase/integrase — protein sequence MAEQQDSALGHCPWDHERVIPPLPLGGDGALRSRDAPTIAADNDLEAVASWLNEVRENRNTHAAYRKEAERLLLWAAETRGKALSALLANDYSDYFDFVLDPRPRARWVAQRRVSRSHPDWRPFLGPLSEASRAQARAIINGLLSYLVSVSYLRTNPLASARGKSRASSRRTASRIERFLGPDAIDAVLRHIDAMPTGRVLEEDRRERARWIFTFLRDAGARASEAVSHTMGSIQPDRESGGEFWTWQVRGKGDKEAQVPLAAQTMEALGAYRAHLGLPALPQPGERTPLICRLRGAGRMRQSLTRAALFRIVKDIFRDTATAVRAARPELAEQLESASTHWMRHTSITELAQATGDLRVVQRFGRHNDVRTSMRYIHTLDREVFAAVSRRAKALKQKS from the coding sequence GTGGCAGAGCAACAGGACAGCGCGCTGGGACACTGCCCCTGGGATCATGAACGGGTGATCCCTCCCCTCCCCCTTGGAGGTGACGGGGCGCTTCGCTCCCGGGATGCGCCGACCATCGCCGCCGACAACGATCTCGAGGCCGTCGCCAGCTGGCTGAACGAGGTGCGCGAGAACCGCAACACCCATGCCGCCTACCGAAAGGAGGCCGAGCGGCTACTGCTCTGGGCGGCGGAGACCCGCGGCAAGGCGCTCTCAGCACTTCTCGCCAACGACTACAGCGACTACTTCGATTTCGTCCTCGACCCCAGGCCCCGGGCGCGCTGGGTGGCGCAGCGCCGGGTCTCGAGAAGCCATCCGGACTGGCGCCCATTCCTCGGGCCACTCAGCGAGGCGAGCCGCGCCCAGGCGAGGGCCATCATCAATGGCCTGCTCTCCTACCTGGTGAGCGTCTCCTACCTGCGCACCAACCCGCTGGCAAGCGCCAGGGGCAAGAGCCGCGCGAGCAGCCGGCGCACCGCAAGCCGCATCGAGCGCTTCCTCGGGCCCGATGCCATCGATGCCGTACTCCGCCACATCGATGCCATGCCCACCGGGCGTGTCCTGGAAGAGGACCGTCGCGAGCGCGCCCGCTGGATCTTCACCTTCCTGCGCGATGCCGGCGCCCGCGCGTCCGAGGCGGTCAGCCACACCATGGGCAGTATCCAGCCCGATCGCGAGAGCGGCGGCGAGTTCTGGACCTGGCAGGTCCGCGGCAAGGGCGACAAGGAGGCCCAGGTGCCACTCGCCGCGCAGACCATGGAGGCGCTCGGCGCCTACCGCGCCCACCTCGGACTCCCCGCCCTGCCCCAGCCAGGCGAGCGCACGCCGCTCATCTGCCGGCTGCGCGGCGCAGGCCGCATGCGCCAGTCATTGACGCGCGCAGCCCTCTTCCGGATCGTCAAGGACATCTTCCGTGACACCGCGACCGCCGTCCGCGCCGCGCGCCCCGAGCTTGCCGAGCAGCTCGAGAGCGCCTCCACCCACTGGATGCGCCACACCTCCATCACCGAACTCGCACAGGCCACCGGGGATCTGCGCGTCGTCCAGCGCTTCGGGCGCCACAACGACGTGCGCACCTCCATGCGCTACATCCATACTCTCGACCGAGAGGTCTTCGCAGCCGTCTCCCGCCGCGCCAAGGCGCTCAAGCAAAAGTCCTGA
- a CDS encoding PD-(D/E)XK nuclease family protein, producing MVLSNDLHFVLLPDPPSARRGRRYLAERGGGVGLVAGSWMELLELARRAYGVDLPPESAWRERLLQALLADDAAFWAQSVHAAPEEVARVVEQALRWMLAAHSPDTVWPQPAPEGLASRVTRHFNELSQLLADLGEFLPVDYRSIRGVLASTLPPSRRIRVYAMDAYPEIDGWQRALIARLNADAGESMSPSALAVMMLSEFAGAPALAEEGSALAHVQRSLYHPGAQAAPSDGSVRCVGVRDSREEAEVAAGMAQRLLSVNPLLKRSEIGLLLPPLGEYVEVVREVFSDAGLPLSGLPRATDARDLGREALSLFLSCRDAPAPRMALAALYASPLMPWGAARGRDLAQSVMAGRLRYPELAELDVKSAEVVRMLSSAERTNGGLAGMLERFVALLAPGDYQAVHIERARETANMLISALGDADEFAAPDFPALQALTRPGVVALEADYDYNLEGITVSLEGYEPWRGVRHLFVLGFSQTHYPVEVPQSPVFHPEELAALERVGGLDMPTPRVFVEQHRRRFLRHLRLCRDTLTCLMPRLSRTGETLSPSASLDFLKDLIDPAGEPLVLDIDAAEDRARLAMLPLAGAAEVRAPVLARESFVSLGVDLLDPSLPGRRGPKNETPTSAETLIVSPLAWTLRRLGALPILWEAEGLAGRERGTLAHAVFDRLFRPGLALPTASEIPDLVRLYLTAAIGAEAPFIASDHWEVERRHMVTELTRAALAWRRMLESLGATVVGAEARLRGEFDGVPMLGDADCLLALPGAGVFVVDYKRSRQRSWEDRMTRGYDIQTPLYRRLLGQMAEADRPEGLRGIDPGAVGVAYYTLEDERLISDRPAPPGSNLAEWTGVEEDVSAAAIQALLERFDALRSGTLAMNVEGDAEAIERATGIKPYALGASPLIELFSQPAQTEDA from the coding sequence ATGGTACTGTCAAACGATCTGCATTTCGTCCTGCTGCCCGATCCGCCGTCGGCCCGCCGCGGCCGGCGCTATCTCGCCGAGCGCGGTGGCGGGGTCGGCCTTGTGGCCGGGAGCTGGATGGAGCTCCTGGAGCTTGCCCGGCGCGCCTACGGCGTTGACCTGCCGCCGGAGTCGGCCTGGCGGGAGCGGCTGCTCCAGGCGCTGCTCGCCGATGATGCGGCGTTCTGGGCGCAGAGCGTGCACGCCGCGCCCGAGGAGGTCGCGCGGGTGGTCGAGCAGGCGCTGCGCTGGATGCTCGCCGCCCACAGTCCTGACACCGTGTGGCCGCAGCCAGCCCCCGAGGGGCTCGCGTCGCGGGTCACAAGGCACTTTAATGAGTTGTCGCAGCTCCTTGCAGATCTTGGGGAATTCCTGCCAGTCGATTACCGCAGTATTCGCGGTGTGCTGGCGAGCACGCTGCCGCCGTCGCGCAGAATCCGGGTCTACGCCATGGACGCCTATCCGGAGATCGACGGCTGGCAGCGGGCGCTGATCGCTCGCCTGAACGCGGACGCCGGCGAGTCGATGTCGCCCTCGGCACTCGCGGTGATGATGCTCTCTGAGTTCGCCGGCGCCCCGGCGCTTGCCGAGGAGGGCAGTGCACTTGCCCATGTCCAGCGCTCGCTCTACCACCCCGGCGCGCAGGCGGCACCGAGTGATGGCAGCGTGCGCTGCGTTGGCGTTCGCGACAGCCGCGAGGAGGCGGAGGTTGCCGCCGGCATGGCGCAGCGCCTGCTCTCGGTGAACCCGCTGCTGAAGCGCTCGGAGATCGGGCTGCTGCTGCCACCGCTTGGCGAGTACGTCGAGGTGGTGCGTGAGGTATTCTCCGACGCCGGGCTGCCCCTCTCCGGTCTGCCGCGGGCAACCGACGCCCGGGACCTTGGCCGCGAGGCGCTCTCGCTCTTTCTCTCCTGTCGCGATGCGCCGGCACCGCGCATGGCGCTCGCCGCCCTCTACGCCTCGCCGCTCATGCCCTGGGGGGCTGCCCGCGGGCGGGATCTGGCGCAGTCGGTGATGGCCGGGCGGCTTCGCTATCCGGAACTGGCCGAGCTTGACGTGAAAAGTGCCGAGGTGGTGCGCATGCTCTCAAGCGCCGAGCGCACCAACGGCGGCCTGGCCGGCATGCTCGAGCGCTTCGTGGCGCTGCTCGCCCCGGGTGATTACCAGGCCGTGCACATCGAGCGCGCCCGGGAGACGGCGAACATGCTGATCAGTGCGCTTGGCGATGCGGACGAATTCGCCGCGCCGGACTTCCCCGCGCTCCAGGCCCTGACCCGCCCGGGGGTGGTGGCGCTTGAGGCCGACTATGACTACAACCTCGAGGGCATCACCGTCTCGCTCGAGGGCTACGAGCCCTGGCGCGGCGTGCGCCACCTCTTCGTGCTCGGCTTCTCCCAGACCCACTACCCCGTGGAGGTGCCGCAGTCGCCGGTCTTCCACCCCGAGGAGCTGGCCGCGCTTGAGCGCGTCGGGGGTCTCGACATGCCAACGCCGCGGGTCTTCGTCGAGCAGCACCGCCGGCGCTTCCTGCGCCACCTGCGGCTTTGCCGCGATACGCTGACCTGCCTGATGCCGCGGCTCTCTCGCACCGGCGAGACACTCTCGCCGTCGGCCTCGCTCGATTTTCTCAAGGACCTGATCGACCCGGCCGGCGAGCCCCTGGTGCTCGACATCGATGCCGCCGAGGACCGGGCGCGTCTTGCCATGTTGCCGCTTGCCGGGGCCGCCGAGGTGCGCGCCCCGGTGCTTGCGCGCGAGTCCTTTGTCTCGCTCGGCGTCGATCTGCTGGATCCGTCCCTGCCCGGGCGGCGCGGGCCGAAGAACGAAACACCGACCAGTGCCGAGACCCTGATCGTCTCGCCGCTCGCCTGGACGCTCCGCCGCCTGGGTGCGCTGCCGATTCTCTGGGAGGCCGAGGGGCTTGCCGGGCGCGAGCGCGGCACGCTCGCCCACGCGGTCTTCGATCGGCTCTTCCGCCCGGGTCTCGCGCTGCCGACAGCCTCGGAGATCCCCGATCTGGTGCGTCTTTATCTCACCGCGGCGATCGGTGCCGAGGCGCCGTTCATCGCGAGCGACCACTGGGAGGTCGAGCGCCGCCACATGGTCACCGAGCTCACCCGTGCCGCGCTCGCCTGGCGGCGCATGCTGGAGAGCCTGGGCGCGACGGTGGTCGGTGCCGAGGCGCGGCTTCGTGGCGAGTTCGACGGCGTGCCGATGCTCGGCGACGCCGACTGCCTGCTTGCCCTGCCCGGCGCGGGGGTCTTTGTCGTTGACTACAAGCGCTCGCGGCAGCGCTCCTGGGAGGATCGCATGACCCGTGGCTATGACATCCAGACGCCGCTCTACCGCCGGCTGCTTGGCCAGATGGCGGAGGCTGACCGCCCGGAGGGGCTTCGCGGCATCGACCCCGGCGCGGTGGGGGTTGCCTACTACACGCTCGAGGACGAGCGCCTGATCTCCGATCGCCCCGCGCCCCCTGGCAGCAACCTTGCCGAGTGGACGGGTGTCGAGGAGGACGTCAGCGCAGCCGCCATTCAGGCGCTGCTCGAGCGCTTTGACGCCCTTCGCAGCGGCACGCTGGCGATGAATGTCGAGGGCGACGCCGAGGCGATCGAGCGGGCCACGGGCATCAAGCCCTACGCCCTTGGCGCCTCGCCACTGATTGAACTCTTCTCGCAGCCCGCCCAGACGGAGGACGCATGA
- a CDS encoding DUF4326 domain-containing protein: MGGSVRVGNRHRGDVGDYIGRPGALGNPFVIGRDGCRSAVIWRYAEWLEAAVTRPGPVRSAMVGLFRRLRAGEDLVLVCHCHPRPCHGDVIAAFLRRHLPGAPAGSGTRLEPPAEQKNPGSLRPPET; encoded by the coding sequence ATGGGCGGCTCGGTACGGGTGGGGAACAGGCATCGGGGGGATGTTGGGGACTACATCGGGCGCCCTGGGGCGCTTGGCAATCCGTTTGTGATTGGCCGGGATGGCTGCCGCTCGGCGGTGATCTGGCGCTATGCCGAGTGGCTGGAGGCGGCGGTTACGCGCCCGGGCCCGGTGCGCTCTGCGATGGTGGGTCTTTTCAGGCGGCTTCGCGCCGGCGAGGACCTGGTGCTCGTCTGCCACTGCCACCCGCGGCCCTGCCATGGCGATGTCATCGCCGCCTTCCTGCGCCGCCACCTGCCGGGCGCCCCTGCCGGGTCAGGCACCCGCCTCGAGCCCCCTGCCGAACAAAAAAATCCGGGGAGCTTGCGCCCCCCGGAAACTTAA